In Candidatus Methylomirabilota bacterium, a single window of DNA contains:
- a CDS encoding alanyl-tRNA editing protein: MTLRLYLEDAYLREFDARVVASADGWWALSHSAFYPGGGGQPQDRGELVVEDRPLTVTAVREDEDGRRLWHHVGRDAAAGTAVRGMLDWPYRYALMRHHALMHVVNTVAQRHFDGLITGVQLGPDRSRIDLRLRAGFDAAAELEARVNDALAAPRGIAATVIPEAEYQARPDLIRTLNVRPPIVNGQVRVVTIDGFDAQACGGTHPHDTAEIGRAHIVKRENKGRDNKRFYWTLAP, from the coding sequence ATGACCCTACGCCTCTACCTCGAGGACGCCTACCTGCGTGAGTTCGACGCCCGTGTCGTGGCGAGCGCCGACGGCTGGTGGGCGCTCTCGCACAGCGCATTCTATCCGGGCGGCGGCGGACAGCCTCAGGATCGCGGCGAGCTCGTCGTGGAGGACCGGCCACTCACCGTCACCGCGGTGCGAGAGGACGAGGACGGCCGCCGGCTCTGGCATCACGTGGGGCGCGATGCGGCGGCGGGCACCGCGGTGCGTGGCATGCTCGACTGGCCCTACCGCTACGCGCTCATGCGCCACCACGCGCTCATGCACGTGGTGAACACGGTGGCGCAGCGCCACTTCGACGGGCTCATCACCGGCGTGCAGCTCGGCCCCGACCGCTCGCGCATCGACTTGCGCCTCCGCGCGGGGTTCGATGCGGCGGCCGAGCTGGAAGCGCGCGTCAACGACGCCCTCGCCGCCCCCCGGGGCATCGCCGCCACGGTCATCCCCGAAGCCGAGTATCAGGCCCGCCCCGACCTCATCCGCACCCTGAACGTGCGGCCGCCGATCGTCAACGGCCAGGTGCGGGTAGTCACCATCGACGGCTTCGACGCCCAGGCCTGCGGCGGCACCCATCCTCACGACACCGCGGAGATCGGTCGCGCGCACATCG